In the genome of bacterium, the window GCTGCAGTGCCGGCGGCGGCGTTGTGCACGGCTGCCTTGTCCCCGTTTGAAACCGACGTATTCCCCAGCAGTCAGGGTGAAATAAGAATCACCTTTATCGGCCATGGCACCCTGCTGTTCGAATTCGCCGGCAAGGTCATCCACGTGGATCCGGTATCCGCTTATGCAGACTATCAGACCCTGGCCAAGGCGGATGTGATCCTGATTACCCACGAACACGGCGACCATCTGGATCCCAGCGCAGTGCAACTGATTCGAAAGCAAAACACACAGATTGTCTACAGCGGCCGCTGCGCGGGAAAATTGCCGGACGGCATCGTCATGATGAACGGTGAAGAGAAAACCGTTGCAGGCATCCCGATTGCAGCGGTGGCATCCTACAATCTGGTGCACAAACGCAAAGATGGCACACCGTTCCATCCCCGGGGAGTGGGCAACGGCTACGTACTGACCCTGGGGGACAGGAGGATTTACATCGCCGGGGATACGGAATACATCCCGGAGATGAACAGCCTGAAAAACATCGATATCGCCTTTCTGCCGATGAATCTACCCTACACCATGACGCCAGCGATGACGGCTGAGGCAGCCCGGACCAGCAAGCCCGGAATCCTCTACCCCTATCACACCGGTGATACGGATATGAAGGCGCTGAAAAATCTGCTGAAAGAAAACAAAGAGATCGAACTGCGCATACGCAAACTCAATTAATCTACAGGAGCCGGTCATGTCGATTTTGTCTGTAAAAGCGGCGGAAGTGTGCCGCTATGATCAAGTTTCGTTAGGGGAGGTCATGTTGCGTTTGGATCCGGGTGTCGGCCGCATCCGCACCACGCGCCATTTTCAGGTATGGGAAGGCGGCGGCGAATACAACGTTGCCCGTGGGCTGCGCAAATGTTTCGGACTGACCACCGCAATAGTCACCGCGCTGGCGGATAACGAGGTAGGACGGTTAGTGGAAGATTTCATCTTGCAGGGCGGTGTGGATGTCTCATGGATCAAGTGGATGCCGTATGACGGCGTAGGGCGCCAGGTGCGCAACGGCCTGAACTTTACCGAACGGGGGTTTGGTCTGCGCGGAGCGGTCGGCGTTTCTGACCGCGGTCATACCGCAGCCAGCCAATTAAAAGCCTGCGATATTGACTGGGAGACCCTCTTCGGCCGACTGGGCGTACGCTGGTTTCACACCGGTGGTATTTTCGCCGCGCTGTCGGAAACCACGCCGGGGGTGATCGAAGAGGCCATGGCGAGCGCAAAAAAGCACGGCACCATCGTCTCCTATGATCTGAACTATCGTCCCTCTTTGTGGAAGGCCATCGGCGGCAAAGAAAAGGCGCAACAGGTCAACAAGCAGCTGGCCCCGCTGGTGGATGTGATGATCGGCAATGAGGAGGACTTTACTGCTGCATTGGGGTTCCAGGTCGAGGGGGTTGATGAAAATCTGAGCACGCTGCAGACCGATAGCTTTAAAAAGATGATCGAACAGGTGGTCAAGACCTATCCCAATTTCAAAGTCGTCGCAACCACCCTGCGCACGGTCAAAACCGCTTCCCTGAACGACTGGGGGGCCGTCTGCTGGGCGGACGGACGCTTTTACGAGTCTATTTATCGGGAGAACGTAGAGATCTTTGACCGGGTCGGCGGCGGCGACAGTTTCGCTTCCGGGTTGGTGTATGGATTTTTAACCGGCTGCGATCCGGAAAAGGCAGTCAACTATGGCGCGAGCCACGGCGCTTTGGCCATGACCACGCCCGGGGACACCTCCATGGCCACGCTCAAGGAGGTGGAAAAACTCATGTCCGGCGGCGGTGCACGCGTGGATCGATAAATCGATTAAATGCTGATTGCTTGACGCGCAAAACGTCGAAACGGAGTATTTTTAAATAACTACGAAACACGCAGAAAACGCAAAGCAAAAAAATGCGCGTGCACTTGAAAGGGGACTAAGCGTATACAGCTACTATGCAAAGATGAGAGCTGTAAAATCATCGGCGCCTGTTTCGAGGTCTATGAGGAAAAAGGAAATGGCTTTATCGAAGAGGTTTATC includes:
- a CDS encoding GxxExxY protein codes for the protein MQLLCKDESCKIIGACFEVYEEKGNGFIEEVYQECLCIEFEPQSVPFIAKPELELAHKDRILT
- a CDS encoding MBL fold metallo-hydrolase codes for the protein MRWIALLLAAVPAAALCTAALSPFETDVFPSSQGEIRITFIGHGTLLFEFAGKVIHVDPVSAYADYQTLAKADVILITHEHGDHLDPSAVQLIRKQNTQIVYSGRCAGKLPDGIVMMNGEEKTVAGIPIAAVASYNLVHKRKDGTPFHPRGVGNGYVLTLGDRRIYIAGDTEYIPEMNSLKNIDIAFLPMNLPYTMTPAMTAEAARTSKPGILYPYHTGDTDMKALKNLLKENKEIELRIRKLN
- a CDS encoding sugar kinase, which produces MSILSVKAAEVCRYDQVSLGEVMLRLDPGVGRIRTTRHFQVWEGGGEYNVARGLRKCFGLTTAIVTALADNEVGRLVEDFILQGGVDVSWIKWMPYDGVGRQVRNGLNFTERGFGLRGAVGVSDRGHTAASQLKACDIDWETLFGRLGVRWFHTGGIFAALSETTPGVIEEAMASAKKHGTIVSYDLNYRPSLWKAIGGKEKAQQVNKQLAPLVDVMIGNEEDFTAALGFQVEGVDENLSTLQTDSFKKMIEQVVKTYPNFKVVATTLRTVKTASLNDWGAVCWADGRFYESIYRENVEIFDRVGGGDSFASGLVYGFLTGCDPEKAVNYGASHGALAMTTPGDTSMATLKEVEKLMSGGGARVDR